One window from the genome of Pseudomonas frederiksbergensis encodes:
- a CDS encoding DUF1328 domain-containing protein gives MLSWAITFLIIAIIAAVLGFGGIAGTATGIAKILFVVFLVMFIASFFFGRRGRG, from the coding sequence ATGTTGAGCTGGGCTATTACCTTCCTGATCATTGCCATCATTGCTGCGGTATTGGGCTTCGGTGGTATCGCAGGCACCGCCACGGGCATCGCCAAGATTCTCTTTGTCGTGTTCCTGGTGATGTTTATCGCATCGTTCTTCTTTGGCCGCCGCGGCCGAGGCTGA
- a CDS encoding inhibitor of vertebrate lysozyme family protein, producing MSVTSKGLAAALLLGGGAMAMAANDGQMRVNQLLQSDPQYRETWQQVVKKEERLPEWVMNLTGDAEQMNAVEEDDDKYLVGPLCETQATCKSKRLFVAFSFDKDEAYALLVEVPAGLPSDKSPTRHADYRFLGNPDEGMQKLLMEQLKKDPNWY from the coding sequence ATGAGCGTGACATCCAAAGGACTGGCCGCCGCCCTGCTGTTGGGCGGCGGTGCCATGGCAATGGCTGCCAACGACGGTCAAATGCGGGTCAACCAGTTGCTGCAATCCGATCCGCAGTACCGCGAGACCTGGCAGCAGGTCGTCAAGAAAGAGGAGCGCCTGCCCGAGTGGGTGATGAACCTGACGGGCGACGCGGAGCAAATGAATGCGGTCGAGGAAGACGACGATAAATATCTCGTCGGACCTTTGTGCGAGACCCAGGCGACCTGCAAGAGCAAACGCCTGTTCGTGGCTTTCAGTTTCGACAAAGACGAAGCCTATGCCCTGTTGGTGGAAGTCCCTGCGGGCCTGCCCTCCGACAAGTCACCGACCCGTCACGCGGACTACCGCTTTCTCGGCAACCCCGATGAGGGTATGCAAAAACTGTTAATGGAACAGCTCAAGAAAGATCCTAACTGGTACTGA
- the gltP gene encoding glutamate/aspartate:proton symporter GltP, producing MKKARLSLAWQILIGLVLGIAIGALLNHFSAEKAWWISNVLQPAGDIFIRLIKMIVIPIVISSLIVGIAGVGDAKKLGRIGFKTIVYFEIVTTIAIVVGLLLANFFQPGSGIDMSTLGTVDISKYQATAAEVQHEHAFIQTILNLIPSNIFAAVARGEMLPIIFFSVLFGLGLSSLQSDLRDPLVKMFQGVSESMFKVTHMIMNYAPIGVFALIAVTVANFGFASLLPLAKLVILVYVAIAFFAFVVLGLIARLFGFSVIKLMRIFKDELVLAYSTASSETVLPRVIEKMEAYGAPKAICSFVVPTGYSFNLDGSTLYQSIAAIFIAQLYGIDLSIGQQLMLVLTLMVTSKGIAGVPGVSFVVLLATLGSVGIPLEGLAFIAGVDRIMDMARTALNVIGNALAVLVISRWEGMYDDAKGQRYWNSLPHWRSKEPLPAGETSSR from the coding sequence ATGAAGAAGGCAAGACTAAGCCTCGCCTGGCAGATCCTCATCGGTCTGGTGCTCGGGATTGCAATCGGCGCGCTGCTCAACCATTTCAGTGCCGAAAAGGCCTGGTGGATCAGCAACGTACTGCAACCGGCAGGCGATATCTTTATCCGTCTGATCAAGATGATCGTGATTCCAATCGTGATCTCCTCGCTGATCGTCGGCATTGCCGGCGTGGGCGATGCCAAGAAGCTGGGGCGGATCGGCTTCAAGACCATCGTCTATTTCGAAATCGTCACCACCATTGCCATCGTCGTCGGCCTGCTGCTGGCCAATTTCTTCCAGCCAGGCAGCGGCATCGACATGAGCACCCTGGGTACCGTGGATATTTCCAAGTACCAGGCCACGGCGGCTGAGGTGCAGCATGAGCATGCGTTCATCCAGACGATCCTCAACCTGATCCCGTCGAACATTTTCGCAGCCGTCGCTCGCGGCGAAATGCTGCCGATCATCTTCTTCTCCGTGCTGTTCGGGCTTGGTTTGTCCAGCTTGCAATCGGACCTGCGTGATCCCCTGGTCAAGATGTTCCAGGGCGTCTCGGAAAGCATGTTCAAAGTCACCCACATGATCATGAACTACGCCCCGATTGGTGTGTTCGCCCTGATCGCCGTGACGGTCGCCAACTTCGGTTTCGCTTCCCTGTTGCCACTGGCGAAGCTGGTGATCCTGGTTTACGTCGCCATCGCCTTCTTCGCCTTCGTGGTGCTGGGCCTGATCGCGCGCCTGTTCGGTTTCTCGGTGATCAAGCTGATGCGCATCTTCAAGGATGAGCTGGTACTCGCCTACTCCACCGCGAGCTCCGAAACGGTGTTGCCGCGCGTCATCGAAAAGATGGAGGCGTACGGGGCGCCGAAGGCTATCTGCAGTTTCGTCGTGCCTACCGGGTACTCGTTCAACCTTGATGGTTCGACGCTGTATCAGAGCATCGCGGCGATTTTCATCGCCCAGCTCTATGGCATCGATCTGTCCATCGGCCAGCAGCTGATGCTGGTACTGACCTTGATGGTGACCTCCAAGGGCATCGCGGGCGTGCCGGGCGTCTCCTTCGTAGTGTTGCTGGCGACCTTGGGCAGCGTTGGCATTCCTTTGGAAGGCCTGGCGTTCATTGCCGGTGTCGACCGCATCATGGACATGGCCCGTACCGCGCTCAATGTCATCGGTAATGCCCTGGCCGTACTGGTCATTTCCCGTTGGGAAGGCATGTACGACGATGCCAAGGGCCAGCGCTACTGGAACTCCCTGCCGCACTGGCGCAGCAAAGAGCCACTGCCGGCAGGGGAAACTTCCAGCCGTTGA
- a CDS encoding nucleoside recognition domain-containing protein has product MLNGLWLGFFIVAAVSALAQWLVGGNAGIFAAMVESIFAMAKLSVEVMVLLFGTLTLWLGFLRIAEKAGIVDWLAKALGPLFLRLMPEVPAGHPAIGLITLNFAANGLGLDNAATPIGLKAMRALQDLNPSPTIASNAQILFLVLNASSLTLLPVTIFMYRAQQGAPDPTLVFLPILLATSASTLMGLLSVAFMQRLRLWDPVVLAYLIPGALVLGGFMALLATLSATALAGLSSILGNLTLFGLIILFLVVGALRKVKVYEAFIEGAKEGFDVAKTLLPYLVAMLCAVGVLRASGALDFGLDGIRHLVQWAGWDTRFVDALPTAMVKPFSGSAARAMLIETMKTSGVDSFPALVAATIQGSTETTFYVLAVYFGAVGIQRARHAVGCALLAEFSGVVAAIGVCYWFFG; this is encoded by the coding sequence ATGCTCAATGGCCTGTGGCTTGGCTTCTTTATCGTGGCAGCCGTGTCGGCGCTGGCGCAGTGGCTGGTCGGCGGCAACGCCGGGATCTTCGCGGCCATGGTGGAAAGCATCTTTGCCATGGCCAAGCTGTCCGTCGAAGTCATGGTCCTGCTGTTCGGCACCCTCACCCTTTGGCTGGGCTTCCTGCGCATCGCTGAAAAAGCCGGCATCGTCGATTGGCTGGCCAAGGCCCTCGGCCCGCTGTTCTTGCGCTTGATGCCGGAAGTGCCCGCCGGCCACCCGGCGATTGGCCTGATCACCCTCAACTTCGCCGCCAATGGCCTGGGCCTGGACAACGCCGCCACGCCCATCGGCCTCAAGGCCATGCGCGCGCTGCAGGATCTGAACCCCAGCCCGACCATCGCCAGCAACGCGCAGATCCTGTTCCTGGTGCTCAATGCATCGTCGCTGACCCTGCTGCCGGTGACGATTTTCATGTACCGCGCCCAGCAAGGCGCGCCGGACCCGACCCTGGTGTTCCTGCCGATCCTGCTCGCCACCAGCGCCTCGACCCTGATGGGGCTGTTGTCCGTGGCGTTCATGCAGCGCCTGCGCTTGTGGGACCCGGTGGTGCTGGCCTATCTGATTCCGGGTGCGTTGGTGCTGGGCGGTTTCATGGCGCTGCTGGCAACCCTCTCGGCTACGGCGCTGGCGGGGCTATCGTCGATCCTCGGCAACCTGACCCTGTTTGGCCTGATCATCCTCTTCCTGGTGGTGGGCGCGCTGCGTAAGGTCAAGGTGTATGAAGCCTTCATCGAAGGCGCCAAGGAGGGCTTTGACGTCGCCAAAACGTTGCTGCCGTACCTGGTGGCGATGCTTTGCGCGGTAGGCGTACTGCGGGCTTCGGGGGCGCTGGATTTTGGCCTCGACGGTATCCGCCACCTGGTGCAATGGGCCGGCTGGGACACACGCTTCGTCGACGCCTTGCCGACTGCCATGGTCAAGCCGTTCTCCGGCAGCGCCGCCCGGGCCATGTTGATCGAGACCATGAAGACTTCCGGCGTGGACAGCTTCCCGGCCCTGGTGGCCGCGACGATCCAGGGCAGCACCGAAACCACGTTCTATGTGCTGGCGGTCTATTTCGGCGCCGTGGGCATCCAACGGGCGCGCCATGCCGTGGGCTGCGCGCTGCTGGCCGAATTCTCCGGGGTGGTGGCGGCCATCGGCGTTTGCTACTGGTTCTTCGGTTGA
- a CDS encoding ABC-type transport auxiliary lipoprotein family protein — protein MKPSNRLICPLLLLAGFVLVGGCSILPKADPADVYRLPATQAPASAGTAVNWSLRLASPQASEVLNSPKIAVIPQGNLFSSYAASRWSDPAPVLLRNRLLDGFAQDGRVRLLSVADSNLQADLELGGQLQAFQTEYQGTAASVVIRLDALLVRGFDQRILASRRFEVRQPLSDVKVPAVVDGFGRAGDRLTAEVVAWTLEQGQRFATPTQP, from the coding sequence ATGAAGCCGTCCAACCGGTTGATCTGCCCTCTTCTCTTGCTGGCAGGATTTGTCCTGGTGGGTGGTTGCTCGATTTTGCCCAAGGCCGATCCTGCGGATGTGTATCGCCTGCCCGCCACCCAGGCCCCGGCATCTGCGGGCACGGCGGTGAACTGGTCGTTGCGCCTGGCCAGCCCCCAGGCCAGTGAAGTGCTCAACAGCCCGAAAATCGCGGTGATCCCCCAAGGCAATCTGTTCAGCAGCTACGCCGCCTCGCGCTGGAGCGACCCGGCCCCGGTGCTGTTGCGCAACCGCCTGCTCGATGGCTTCGCCCAGGATGGACGCGTCAGGCTGTTGAGCGTCGCCGACAGCAACCTGCAAGCGGACCTGGAGCTGGGCGGGCAATTGCAGGCGTTCCAGACCGAATACCAGGGCACAGCGGCCAGTGTGGTGATTCGCCTGGACGCGCTGCTGGTACGCGGGTTCGACCAGCGCATCCTGGCCAGCCGCCGGTTTGAAGTGCGCCAGCCGTTGAGCGATGTGAAAGTGCCGGCGGTGGTGGACGGCTTTGGCCGGGCCGGCGACCGGTTGACGGCCGAAGTGGTGGCCTGGACATTGGAGCAAGGCCAGCGTTTCGCAACGCCGACCCAACCCTAG
- a CDS encoding MlaD family protein produces METRAHHVLIGLFTVIVVAGALLFGLWLAKSSVDSEFKDYEVVFNEAVSGLSRGSSVEYSGIKVGDVVNLRLDPNDPRRVLARVRLSAETPIKQDTQAKLALTGITGTSIIQLSGGTPQSPALTGHDGEPPVIIAAPSPIARLLNNSDDLMTSINLLLHNANEVFSSDNVQSLGKTLEHLEQTTGVIAEQRGDIRQAMQQLASIGKQASATLEQTTALMRNANGLLNDQGKQAFGNAGQAMQSLARSTATLDKLLNDNRDSLNNGMQGLNALAPAVRELRETLSALRGISRRLDANPSGYLLGNDKDKEFTP; encoded by the coding sequence ATGGAAACCCGAGCCCATCACGTGCTGATCGGCCTGTTCACCGTCATTGTGGTGGCCGGCGCCCTGCTGTTTGGTCTATGGCTGGCCAAGTCCAGCGTGGACAGCGAATTCAAGGATTACGAAGTGGTGTTCAACGAGGCGGTCAGCGGGTTGTCCCGGGGCAGCTCGGTGGAGTACAGCGGGATCAAGGTCGGCGACGTCGTCAACCTGCGCCTGGACCCGAACGACCCACGCCGGGTGCTGGCGCGGGTGCGCTTGAGCGCAGAAACACCGATCAAGCAAGACACCCAGGCCAAGCTGGCGCTGACCGGCATCACCGGCACCTCGATTATCCAGCTCAGTGGCGGCACGCCCCAGAGCCCGGCGCTGACGGGGCACGACGGCGAGCCGCCAGTGATCATCGCCGCGCCCTCGCCTATCGCCCGCTTGCTCAACAACAGCGATGACTTGATGACCAGCATCAACCTGCTGCTGCACAACGCCAATGAGGTGTTTTCCTCGGACAACGTCCAGAGCCTGGGCAAGACCCTCGAGCATCTGGAACAAACCACCGGGGTCATTGCCGAGCAACGCGGCGATATTCGCCAGGCCATGCAGCAATTGGCGTCCATCGGCAAACAGGCCAGCGCCACGCTGGAGCAGACCACGGCGTTGATGCGCAACGCCAATGGTTTGCTCAACGACCAGGGCAAGCAGGCGTTCGGCAACGCCGGCCAGGCCATGCAGTCCCTGGCGCGCAGCACCGCGACCCTCGACAAGTTGCTGAACGACAACCGCGACTCGCTGAATAACGGCATGCAGGGCCTCAATGCCCTGGCGCCCGCCGTGCGTGAGCTGCGCGAGACCCTGAGCGCCCTGCGAGGGATCTCCCGGCGCCTGGATGCCAACCCCAGCGGCTATTTGCTGGGCAACGACAAGGACAAGGAGTTCACGCCATGA
- a CDS encoding ABC transporter ATP-binding protein has product MSQPLRPPTEAVIQVRGLCNRFGRQSVHENLDLDVYKGEILAVVGGSGSGKSVLLRSIVGLNRPSEGTVRVFGQDLPSLPPEQRSRVERRFGVLFQKGALFSSLTVTENVALPLIEHAGLSRADAEHLAAVKLALAGLPLSAADKYPASLSGGMIKRAALARALALDPDILFLDEPTAGLDPIGAAAFDQLILTLRDALGLSVFLVTHDLDTLYTITDRVAVLAQKKVLVADVIDKVSETDDAWIHEYFHGPRGRAALSAATQSNEV; this is encoded by the coding sequence GTGAGCCAACCCCTGCGGCCGCCCACCGAGGCGGTGATTCAAGTGCGCGGCCTGTGCAATCGCTTCGGTCGCCAGAGCGTGCACGAGAACCTCGACCTGGACGTGTACAAGGGCGAGATTCTCGCCGTGGTCGGCGGCTCCGGCAGCGGCAAATCGGTGCTGTTGCGCAGCATTGTCGGCCTGAACCGGCCCAGCGAGGGGACCGTGCGGGTGTTCGGCCAGGACTTGCCGAGCCTGCCCCCGGAGCAACGTTCGCGGGTGGAACGGCGCTTCGGCGTGCTGTTCCAGAAAGGCGCGCTGTTTTCGTCACTGACCGTGACAGAAAACGTCGCCCTGCCGCTGATCGAACACGCCGGGCTCAGCCGCGCCGACGCCGAGCACCTGGCAGCGGTGAAACTTGCGCTGGCCGGGCTGCCACTCTCGGCCGCAGACAAGTACCCCGCCTCGCTGTCCGGCGGCATGATCAAGCGCGCCGCCCTGGCCCGTGCGCTGGCCCTGGACCCGGACATCCTGTTTCTCGACGAACCCACCGCCGGCCTCGACCCCATCGGTGCGGCGGCGTTCGACCAGTTGATCCTGACGCTGCGCGATGCCCTGGGCCTGAGCGTGTTCCTGGTCACCCACGACCTGGACACCCTCTACACCATCACCGACCGGGTGGCGGTGCTGGCGCAGAAAAAAGTGCTGGTGGCCGACGTCATCGACAAGGTGTCGGAAACCGACGACGCGTGGATTCACGAATACTTCCATGGCCCTCGCGGCCGCGCGGCGTTATCGGCCGCTACACAATCCAACGAGGTTTGA
- a CDS encoding MlaE family ABC transporter permease, with product MTPGSPTGTARLDTSGPAAKLWVSGDWTLAHYAQLKRLSDSLRGQYDDNTLIDLNGLGALDTAGASLLVELLGSERLGKTAEHPDCSLPAAERALLQTVYCSLTDFCVPVKEPQVSVLTQLLTRIGRAVDKIWQDTLQLLGFVGLILETLARNLFRPRRWRMTAMVVHIEQTGLDAAPIVALLTFLVGAVVAFLGATVLADFGASIFTVDLVAFSFLREFGVLLTAILMAGRTASAFTAQIGSMKANEEIDAIRTLGLDPVELLVVPRVLALLVALPMLTFLAMLSGIIGGGVVCALSLGISPAMFLSLLQSDIGVQHFLVGMVKAPIFAFLIAAVGCLEGFKVSGSAESVGAHTTSSVVQSIFVVIVLDAVAALFFMEMSW from the coding sequence ATGACCCCCGGATCCCCCACTGGCACTGCCCGACTGGATACGTCCGGCCCTGCGGCGAAGCTATGGGTCAGCGGCGACTGGACGCTGGCCCACTACGCGCAGCTCAAGCGCCTGAGCGATTCGCTGCGCGGCCAATACGACGACAACACCCTGATTGATCTCAATGGCCTCGGCGCCCTCGACACCGCCGGGGCTTCGTTGCTGGTGGAACTGCTGGGCTCCGAACGGCTGGGCAAGACCGCCGAGCACCCCGATTGCAGCTTGCCGGCCGCCGAGCGGGCGCTATTGCAGACGGTCTATTGCTCGCTGACGGACTTCTGTGTGCCGGTGAAAGAGCCGCAGGTCAGCGTGCTGACCCAGCTGCTGACGCGTATCGGCCGCGCCGTGGACAAAATCTGGCAAGACACCCTGCAACTGCTGGGTTTTGTCGGCCTGATCCTCGAAACCCTGGCCCGCAACCTGTTTCGCCCCAGGCGCTGGCGCATGACCGCGATGGTCGTTCACATCGAACAGACTGGCCTGGACGCTGCTCCCATCGTCGCCCTGCTGACGTTCCTGGTCGGCGCGGTGGTAGCGTTCCTCGGCGCGACGGTGTTGGCCGACTTTGGCGCCAGCATCTTTACCGTGGATCTGGTGGCATTCTCGTTCCTGCGTGAATTCGGCGTGTTGCTCACGGCGATCCTCATGGCGGGCCGTACCGCCAGCGCGTTCACCGCGCAGATCGGCTCGATGAAGGCTAACGAGGAAATCGACGCGATCCGCACCCTGGGCCTTGATCCGGTCGAGTTGCTGGTGGTGCCACGGGTACTGGCGCTATTGGTAGCGCTGCCGATGCTGACCTTCCTGGCCATGCTCTCGGGCATTATCGGCGGCGGTGTCGTGTGTGCCCTGTCGCTGGGTATTTCCCCGGCCATGTTCCTGTCGCTGTTGCAGTCGGACATTGGCGTGCAGCATTTTCTGGTGGGGATGGTAAAGGCGCCGATCTTTGCCTTCCTGATCGCCGCCGTGGGCTGTCTGGAAGGTTTCAAGGTCAGTGGCAGCGCGGAGTCGGTCGGGGCCCACACCACGTCCAGCGTGGTGCAGTCGATTTTCGTGGTGATTGTTCTCGATGCCGTGGCCGCGCTGTTTTTCATGGAGATGAGCTGGTGA
- a CDS encoding DUF5924 family protein — protein sequence MPNLTHLIQRILELMKRYPGVIALGGFISGVGSFMLVDRQQGLATWIAIVMLVSWLWLMVENSMTRLFTRIFKREIPQPLLRYATQMIHQESLFFVLPFFFITTTWNSSQLLFTGLLTIAALISITDPLYYKWLAPRRWAFLALHTLTLFAALLTALPVILHLTTDQSFKLALGIAMLLSFPSLASIFPIRTVRNALAILCITVGIGATGWVLRSWVPPATLWMTEVAISTQVEDRTPGASLKEVSAAQIRGSGLYAYTAINAPRGLDERIYHVWQFNGKEVDRIALDIHGGRKEGYRAWTHKQNFPQDPTGKWQVRVLTENGQMIGVLRFTVNADTPEAK from the coding sequence ATGCCGAACCTGACTCATCTTATCCAGCGCATCCTCGAACTGATGAAGCGCTACCCAGGGGTTATCGCACTCGGCGGTTTCATTTCCGGGGTCGGCAGTTTCATGCTGGTGGACCGCCAGCAGGGATTGGCGACCTGGATCGCCATCGTGATGCTGGTGAGCTGGCTCTGGCTGATGGTGGAGAACAGCATGACCCGGCTGTTCACGCGGATTTTCAAACGGGAAATCCCCCAGCCGCTGTTGCGCTATGCCACGCAGATGATTCACCAGGAAAGCCTGTTTTTCGTCCTGCCGTTTTTCTTCATCACCACCACCTGGAACAGCAGCCAGCTGCTTTTCACCGGCCTGCTGACGATCGCGGCGCTGATTTCGATCACCGATCCGCTGTACTACAAATGGCTGGCGCCCCGGCGTTGGGCGTTCCTGGCGCTGCACACGCTGACACTGTTCGCCGCCCTGCTCACCGCATTGCCGGTGATCCTGCACCTGACCACCGACCAGAGCTTCAAATTGGCACTGGGCATCGCCATGTTGTTGTCATTCCCGAGCCTGGCCTCGATCTTCCCGATCCGCACCGTGCGCAACGCCCTGGCGATCCTCTGCATTACGGTGGGGATTGGCGCCACCGGCTGGGTGCTGCGCTCCTGGGTACCGCCGGCCACGCTGTGGATGACCGAAGTGGCGATCAGCACCCAAGTGGAAGACCGCACGCCGGGCGCCAGTCTCAAGGAAGTCAGCGCGGCCCAGATTCGCGGCAGCGGTCTGTACGCCTACACCGCCATCAATGCGCCGCGTGGGCTCGATGAGCGGATTTATCACGTCTGGCAATTCAACGGCAAAGAAGTCGACCGCATCGCCCTGGACATCCACGGCGGGCGCAAGGAAGGCTATCGCGCCTGGACCCACAAGCAGAACTTCCCGCAAGACCCGACGGGCAAATGGCAAGTGCGGGTGCTGACGGAAAATGGCCAGATGATCGGTGTACTGCGTTTCACGGTGAACGCCGACACACCCGAAGCAAAATAA
- a CDS encoding M16 family metallopeptidase yields the protein MRCLLLALLLFGSLPVVAQDRFQVEGYLLPNGMQVLLKPGTERGHVAIRLVVGVGLDDFSCADKELPHLLEHVLFSGVDSTGEGGLEERMQALGGEWNAFTSNADTTFVIEAPARNQRKILDLLLALLTRTRIDEKNLEAAKRVVEREDGGHYTHLQRWLDRQDLGHKASNQLAVELGLRCAERAEVERFTVAQLEQVRKAWYAPNNMTLIVVGELDRLLPAYLERAFGELEPVEPSVHEPLAQIRYSAVTKRNLIRGMAGENAKLHWLFPEPVLEEQHDETFDLLKEYLDWALYRQLRLADGLSYGPWVEREVFGGVGFLSLNADLAREDLPQAEEALERLRNTLLRDGLDPESFVRIKRAAIAHQSWAVQGNSALADYYWSALSDYADGRFTNPAERLQAVSLEQANQALRELLKDPGYLRIEKPLLGDDELIWTLGGSVALLLVLLIWLARRRSRRDPE from the coding sequence ATGCGTTGTCTGCTACTCGCCCTGCTTTTGTTCGGCTCCCTACCCGTCGTTGCCCAGGACCGTTTCCAAGTCGAAGGCTACCTGTTGCCCAACGGCATGCAGGTGTTGCTCAAGCCCGGCACTGAACGTGGACACGTGGCGATTCGGCTGGTGGTCGGCGTGGGCCTTGACGACTTCAGCTGCGCCGACAAGGAACTGCCGCACCTGCTCGAGCACGTGCTGTTCAGCGGGGTCGACAGTACGGGCGAAGGCGGCCTGGAAGAGCGCATGCAAGCGCTGGGTGGCGAATGGAACGCCTTCACCAGCAATGCCGACACGACGTTCGTCATCGAGGCGCCAGCGCGCAATCAACGCAAGATCCTGGATTTGCTACTGGCGTTATTGACCCGTACCCGCATCGACGAAAAGAACCTGGAAGCGGCCAAACGGGTGGTCGAACGCGAGGACGGTGGCCACTATACCCATCTGCAACGCTGGCTCGACCGCCAGGACCTCGGCCACAAGGCCAGCAACCAATTGGCCGTGGAGCTGGGCTTGCGTTGTGCGGAGCGGGCCGAGGTCGAGCGCTTTACCGTCGCCCAGTTGGAACAGGTGCGCAAGGCCTGGTATGCCCCCAACAACATGACCCTGATCGTCGTCGGCGAACTCGATCGGCTGCTGCCGGCCTATCTGGAACGCGCCTTCGGCGAGCTCGAACCGGTCGAACCCAGCGTCCACGAACCACTGGCGCAAATCCGCTACAGCGCGGTCACCAAGCGCAACCTGATTCGTGGAATGGCCGGGGAAAACGCCAAGCTTCACTGGCTGTTCCCGGAGCCTGTACTGGAGGAACAACACGATGAAACCTTCGATCTGCTCAAGGAGTACCTGGATTGGGCGCTCTACCGGCAACTGCGCCTGGCTGACGGCCTGTCCTATGGCCCGTGGGTGGAACGAGAAGTCTTCGGCGGCGTCGGTTTCCTGAGCCTCAACGCCGACCTGGCCCGCGAAGACCTGCCCCAAGCGGAGGAAGCGCTGGAGAGGCTGCGCAACACTTTGCTCAGGGACGGCCTGGATCCTGAGAGTTTCGTGCGGATAAAGCGTGCCGCCATCGCCCACCAGTCCTGGGCCGTCCAGGGCAACAGTGCGCTGGCCGATTATTACTGGAGCGCCTTGAGCGATTATGCCGACGGCCGCTTCACCAACCCCGCCGAGCGCCTGCAGGCAGTGAGCCTGGAGCAGGCCAACCAGGCCCTGCGCGAGCTGCTGAAGGACCCCGGTTACTTGCGCATCGAGAAGCCGCTGCTCGGTGACGACGAACTGATCTGGACCCTCGGCGGGTCAGTGGCGTTGCTGCTGGTGCTGTTGATATGGCTGGCGCGTCGTCGGTCTCGGCGGGACCCGGAGTGA